The following are encoded in a window of Mycolicibacterium tusciae JS617 genomic DNA:
- a CDS encoding amidohydrolase family protein gives MAATWDTIDRYVVISTDTHAGADLYDYKKYLPTRLHDDFDAWAKTYVSPFDDLIIATAKRNWDHELRMAEMDADGVAAEVLLPNTVPPFFPTSPNITISLPKTREEFEHRWAGVQSHNRWQVDFCALAPDRRRGLIQIFPNDIDLALDEIRWGAKQKCFGGVLLPAVSPGDPNVAPLFHTRYEPIWALCTELDLTLVQHAGAGSPVMPMDQPASNAVLVTEMALWAQRTVNHLILAGVFERHPTLRFVPTEQGTMWLQDQMMLLDVMVPSMKTEAGNRTYGMFGGSSIDELTLSPSEYAKRNCYLASELTPYEKSMIDYLGADHIMWGSDYPHEEGFAPHSKLAIRWALHDQSEDNCRKILGGNAGRLYRFDLDALAPIAAQIGPTVAEVRTPLQDTGYVAPPAFGYRPFEGGLALKRLAPARA, from the coding sequence ATGGCAGCCACCTGGGACACGATTGACCGCTATGTCGTCATTTCGACGGATACACACGCGGGCGCAGACCTTTACGACTACAAGAAATACTTGCCGACGCGCCTGCACGATGATTTCGACGCCTGGGCGAAGACCTATGTCAGCCCGTTCGACGATCTGATCATCGCGACCGCGAAGCGCAACTGGGACCACGAACTGCGGATGGCGGAAATGGACGCCGACGGGGTGGCTGCCGAAGTGCTGTTGCCCAACACCGTGCCGCCGTTCTTTCCGACCAGCCCGAACATCACGATCAGCCTTCCGAAGACCCGTGAGGAGTTCGAACATCGATGGGCGGGGGTGCAGTCCCACAATCGGTGGCAGGTCGATTTCTGCGCGCTGGCACCGGATCGGCGCCGTGGTCTGATCCAGATTTTTCCGAACGACATCGACCTGGCCCTCGACGAGATCCGTTGGGGTGCAAAGCAGAAGTGCTTCGGCGGCGTGCTACTGCCCGCAGTCTCACCGGGCGATCCGAATGTCGCCCCGCTCTTTCACACCCGCTACGAACCGATCTGGGCGCTATGCACGGAGCTCGATCTGACACTGGTTCAGCATGCGGGCGCGGGCAGCCCGGTGATGCCGATGGATCAACCGGCTTCGAACGCCGTGTTGGTGACCGAGATGGCGCTGTGGGCGCAACGCACCGTCAACCATCTCATTCTCGCCGGGGTGTTCGAGCGTCACCCGACGTTGCGCTTCGTGCCGACCGAGCAGGGCACCATGTGGCTGCAAGACCAGATGATGCTGCTCGACGTCATGGTGCCCAGCATGAAAACCGAAGCGGGCAACCGCACGTACGGCATGTTCGGCGGTTCCTCGATCGACGAACTCACCCTGTCGCCGAGCGAGTATGCGAAGCGCAACTGCTACCTGGCTTCTGAACTCACACCGTACGAGAAGTCGATGATCGACTACCTGGGCGCCGATCACATCATGTGGGGCAGCGACTATCCCCACGAGGAAGGCTTTGCGCCACATTCCAAGCTGGCCATCCGGTGGGCGCTACACGACCAGTCCGAGGACAACTGCCGAAAAATCCTCGGCGGCAATGCGGGTCGCCTGTACCGCTTCGATCTCGATGCCCTTGCCCCGATCGCTGCGCAGATCGGACCGACGGTCGCCGAGGTGCGCACGCCGCTTCAAGACACGGGTTACGTCGCACCGCCCGCGTTCGGCTACCGGCCGTTCGAAGGCGGGCTCGCGCTCAAGCGGTTGGCTCCGGCGCGGGCTTGA
- a CDS encoding NADH:flavin oxidoreductase: MDTVMSHLGEEQTAQPNVFTPAKLGPVTLRNRVIKAATFEASSPNALVTDDLITYHRLPAAGGVGMTTVAYLAVSKGGRTEGNVIWWRPEAIPGLKKLTETIHAEGAAISAQIGHAGPVANARSTKATAYAPVRFFNPLSMRFAKKATRDDINDITEAHANAARLAIEAGFDAVEIHLGHNYFASSFLSPLINRRTDEFGGSLENRAKVARGMVMAVRRAVESEGNPIAVTAKLTMADGVRGGISLEESLQTAKWLEEDGGLDAIELTAGSSLVNPMYLFRGDAPIKEFAAAFKPPLRWGIRMTGKKFLRAYPYREAFLLRDAKLFRAELKMPLILLGGITNRETMDLAMAEGFDFVAMGRALLAEPDLINRIQEDGDAHSIRSLCTHCNKCMATIYSHTHCVVTGSPG, translated from the coding sequence ATGGACACGGTGATGAGCCACTTGGGCGAAGAACAGACAGCTCAGCCCAATGTGTTCACCCCGGCCAAACTCGGCCCGGTGACGCTGCGCAACCGAGTCATCAAGGCGGCGACGTTCGAGGCTTCTTCGCCGAACGCGCTCGTCACGGACGACTTGATCACCTACCACCGCCTGCCCGCCGCGGGCGGTGTCGGCATGACCACGGTCGCCTATCTGGCGGTGTCCAAAGGCGGGCGCACCGAGGGCAATGTGATCTGGTGGCGTCCGGAGGCCATACCCGGTCTGAAGAAGCTCACCGAGACCATCCACGCCGAAGGTGCGGCGATCAGCGCGCAGATCGGGCATGCCGGCCCGGTCGCCAACGCCCGCTCGACGAAGGCGACGGCGTACGCGCCGGTGCGATTCTTCAATCCGCTGTCGATGCGCTTCGCGAAGAAGGCCACCCGCGACGACATCAACGACATCACCGAAGCGCACGCCAACGCCGCCCGCCTTGCGATCGAGGCCGGGTTCGACGCGGTCGAAATCCACTTGGGGCACAACTATTTCGCGAGTTCGTTCCTCAGTCCCCTGATCAACCGGCGTACCGACGAGTTCGGCGGATCGCTCGAGAACCGCGCCAAGGTGGCGCGCGGCATGGTGATGGCGGTCCGGCGTGCGGTCGAGTCCGAAGGCAACCCGATCGCCGTCACCGCCAAGCTGACCATGGCCGATGGTGTGCGGGGCGGCATCTCCCTCGAGGAGTCGCTGCAGACCGCGAAGTGGCTGGAGGAAGACGGCGGACTCGACGCCATCGAGCTCACCGCGGGCAGCTCACTGGTCAATCCCATGTATCTGTTCCGCGGCGACGCGCCGATCAAGGAGTTCGCGGCCGCGTTCAAGCCACCGTTGCGGTGGGGTATCCGGATGACGGGCAAGAAGTTCTTGCGCGCGTATCCCTACCGCGAAGCGTTTCTGCTGCGGGACGCCAAACTGTTCCGCGCCGAGCTCAAGATGCCGTTGATCCTGTTGGGCGGCATCACAAATCGCGAAACGATGGACCTGGCGATGGCCGAGGGTTTCGATTTCGTCGCGATGGGACGGGCACTGCTGGCCGAACCCGACCTGATCAACCGCATCCAGGAAGACGGCGACGCACACTCGATCCGGTCGCTGTGCACCCACTGCAACAAGTGCATGGCCACCATCTACAGCCACACGCACTGCGTGGTGACAGGCTCGCCCGGTTAG
- a CDS encoding pyridoxamine 5'-phosphate oxidase family protein, with translation MTAQTGFHDGELAVQDRAGVRAQAARLGGAMLATPDLNGGMSAFLAARDFAVLTARDADGRLWTSPLFSTPGFLQARDRELRVRALPGPGDPLGDLVADQPVGLLAIEFSTRRRVRVNGILTHVDSLGSAGMQISVDQAYGNCPKYIHPRRLEHVDSSPRPVERSSTLSAEHERLIANADTFFLGTIHPTRGADASHRGGPPGFVHVDGDVLWWPDYPGNNMFNSFGNLAVDPSAALLFIDFDTGTTLHVSGKAAVEWVTPSDSDGGTGRRVNLAVESVVWGARIGLHGGPPTT, from the coding sequence ATGACGGCACAGACAGGGTTCCACGACGGAGAACTCGCGGTTCAGGACCGTGCCGGCGTCCGCGCGCAGGCCGCCCGCCTCGGCGGTGCCATGCTGGCCACGCCGGATTTGAACGGCGGAATGAGCGCCTTCCTTGCGGCCCGTGACTTCGCAGTGCTCACGGCCCGCGACGCGGACGGCCGACTCTGGACGTCGCCGCTGTTCTCGACACCCGGATTTCTCCAAGCCCGCGACCGCGAACTGCGGGTCCGCGCCCTGCCGGGCCCCGGCGATCCGTTGGGAGACCTCGTTGCTGATCAGCCGGTCGGCCTGCTCGCCATCGAGTTCTCAACCCGCCGCAGGGTGCGGGTCAACGGCATCCTCACCCATGTCGACTCCCTGGGTTCGGCCGGTATGCAGATCTCGGTCGACCAGGCGTACGGCAACTGTCCCAAGTACATTCATCCGCGCCGTCTCGAACACGTGGACAGCTCCCCGCGGCCTGTCGAACGTTCGTCGACGCTGAGCGCCGAGCACGAACGGCTTATTGCGAATGCCGACACCTTCTTTCTCGGCACCATCCATCCGACTCGCGGCGCGGACGCATCTCATCGGGGCGGCCCACCCGGATTCGTCCATGTCGACGGCGATGTGTTGTGGTGGCCGGACTATCCGGGCAACAACATGTTCAACAGTTTCGGCAATCTCGCCGTGGATCCGAGCGCCGCGTTGCTGTTCATCGATTTCGACACGGGCACGACGCTGCATGTCTCGGGGAAGGCCGCCGTCGAATGGGTGACACCCAGTGATAGCGATGGCGGTACGGGACGTCGCGTGAATCTGGCGGTCGAGTCGGTAGTGTGGGGAGCCCGCATCGGGCTCCATGGTGGCCCACCGACAACGTGA
- a CDS encoding GNAT family N-acetyltransferase, translating to MFCSTAVAQRIERAEADLIAAGTESAKGRYNEGFVLPIAGGAACFAGQNSPFNKVVGLGFGGMPDDAELDEIETAFAERGCATQVGLAHLTDPQIAAALTGRGYQLVSFENVLGRPLTESLERITPPGVEIRISGDDEFGPWLDTIVEGFANPDTQGVPSHEDFPRDVLADATLDMVTAGATRYVALHDGVVAGAASIRLADGIAQLTGAATAPAHRRRGVQTALLAARLVDAAAAGCDIAVVTTAPGSKSQENVQRRGFDLLYTRAILVKPAPEPTA from the coding sequence ATGTTCTGCAGCACGGCCGTGGCCCAGCGCATCGAGCGTGCGGAGGCAGACCTCATCGCGGCGGGCACCGAGTCGGCAAAGGGCCGCTACAACGAAGGCTTCGTCCTGCCGATCGCGGGCGGCGCGGCCTGCTTTGCCGGGCAGAATTCACCGTTCAACAAGGTCGTCGGGCTCGGGTTCGGCGGCATGCCCGATGATGCCGAATTGGACGAGATCGAAACGGCTTTCGCCGAGCGCGGCTGCGCGACCCAGGTCGGGCTGGCACACCTGACGGACCCTCAGATCGCCGCGGCGCTGACGGGTCGCGGATATCAGCTGGTTTCCTTCGAGAACGTGCTCGGCCGTCCGCTGACCGAATCGCTGGAACGGATCACACCCCCCGGTGTCGAGATCCGAATCAGTGGTGACGACGAATTCGGGCCGTGGCTCGACACAATCGTCGAGGGCTTCGCCAACCCGGACACGCAGGGGGTGCCCTCGCATGAGGACTTCCCACGCGACGTTCTTGCGGACGCCACCCTCGATATGGTCACCGCGGGCGCGACTCGGTACGTCGCGCTGCACGACGGAGTCGTCGCCGGCGCGGCCAGCATTCGATTGGCCGACGGCATCGCCCAGCTCACCGGTGCGGCGACCGCCCCTGCACACCGACGGCGCGGGGTACAAACGGCACTTCTCGCGGCCCGCCTCGTCGACGCCGCAGCGGCGGGTTGCGACATCGCCGTCGTCACGACGGCGCCCGGTTCGAAATCCCAGGAGAACGTGCAGCGACGCGGTTTCGACCTGCTCTACACCCGCGCAATCCTGGTCAAGCCCGCGCCGGAGCCAACCGCTTGA
- a CDS encoding FHA domain-containing protein: MSRPAPPALTVRYDGSTRTFAPGNDVVVGRDLRADIRIAHPLISRAHLVLRFDQGRWVAIDNGSLNGMYVNNRRVPTVDLQDGQHLNIGNPDGPQLSFEVGRHQGAVGRTPTQSVPIGAARPAPDTSWPTQGPPHPPASGPMPSRPLPPPSGARPSAAPLGPQPRYPSAPQKPAAYSGGPAYPSSPAAPTRQPPMSQPMSQPALESVTAMGPTAAPRAGEGNLATSMLKILRPGRPAPAAGTPGAIKIGRATDNDIVVPDVLAGRHHATLVPTPGGTEIRDNRSINGTFVNGARVDSAVLREGDTVTIGNIDLVFTGGTLARRTETAAATQTGGLEVHSITWTIEGNKTLLDNISIAARPGTLTAVIGPSGAGKSTFAKLVAGYTHPTTGTVSFEGHNIHAEYASLRSRIGMVPQDDVVHGQLTVRQALMYAAELRLPPDTTKAGREQVVMQVLEELEMTKHLETRVDKLSGGQRKRASVALELLTGPSLLILDEPTSGLDPALDRQVMTMLRQLADAGRVVLVVTHSLTYLDVCDQVLLLAPGGKTAFCGPPSEIGTSMGTTNWADIFSSVAGDPDAAKARYLAQHGPPPPPPAVEKPSDLGEPTKTSLRKQFSTISRRQMRLIVSDRGYFLFLAFLPFIMGALSLSVPGDVGFGVPKTALEGGEAPNEPGQILVLLNVGAIFMGTALTIRALISERAIFLREQAVGLSTTAYMLAKVFVFSGFALMQSGIVVAINIWGKGWGPGAVESGAVIPNRSLELYVDVAACCIGAAMVGLALSAIAKSNEQIMPLLVIAIMSQLVFQGGMIPVTGRIVLDQMAWVTPARWGFASTASTIDLLRLVPGPLTPQDSHWKHTAGAWWFNMAMQGLICVGYLSLVRWKIRLAAAN; this comes from the coding sequence ATGAGCCGACCAGCCCCGCCCGCGCTGACCGTTCGATACGACGGGTCGACCCGAACCTTCGCGCCGGGCAACGACGTAGTCGTCGGCCGCGATCTTCGCGCCGACATCCGTATCGCACATCCGTTGATCTCCCGCGCGCACCTTGTGCTGCGCTTCGATCAGGGCCGATGGGTCGCGATCGACAACGGCAGCCTCAACGGGATGTACGTCAACAACCGGCGCGTCCCCACCGTCGACCTGCAGGACGGCCAGCACCTGAACATCGGCAACCCCGATGGGCCGCAGCTGAGTTTCGAGGTCGGGCGGCACCAGGGCGCCGTCGGTCGGACGCCGACCCAATCGGTGCCCATCGGCGCGGCGCGCCCAGCTCCCGATACCTCGTGGCCCACTCAGGGACCGCCGCATCCCCCGGCCTCCGGACCGATGCCTTCACGGCCGCTGCCGCCGCCGAGCGGTGCGCGTCCATCGGCCGCTCCGCTGGGACCACAACCGCGCTACCCCTCGGCGCCGCAGAAGCCGGCCGCCTACAGCGGTGGCCCGGCGTATCCGTCCAGCCCCGCGGCGCCGACGCGGCAACCTCCGATGTCGCAGCCGATGTCGCAACCGGCGCTCGAGTCGGTCACGGCGATGGGGCCGACGGCCGCCCCGCGCGCGGGCGAAGGCAATCTCGCGACGAGCATGCTGAAGATCCTGCGACCGGGCAGGCCCGCCCCCGCGGCGGGGACCCCGGGCGCCATCAAGATCGGGCGCGCCACCGACAACGACATCGTCGTGCCCGACGTGCTCGCCGGACGTCATCACGCGACGCTCGTGCCCACCCCGGGTGGAACCGAGATTCGCGACAACCGCAGCATCAACGGCACGTTCGTCAACGGCGCGCGCGTCGACTCGGCGGTGCTGCGCGAGGGTGACACCGTCACGATCGGCAACATCGACCTGGTGTTCACCGGCGGCACGCTGGCCCGCCGCACCGAGACCGCCGCCGCCACCCAAACCGGTGGCCTGGAGGTGCATTCGATCACGTGGACGATCGAGGGCAACAAGACGCTTCTGGACAACATCTCGATCGCCGCGCGCCCCGGCACCTTGACCGCCGTGATCGGTCCGTCGGGCGCAGGCAAGTCCACCTTTGCGAAGTTGGTGGCCGGCTACACCCATCCGACGACCGGCACCGTGTCCTTCGAAGGCCACAACATCCACGCCGAGTACGCCTCACTGCGCTCCCGCATCGGCATGGTCCCGCAGGACGACGTGGTGCATGGTCAGCTGACCGTCCGGCAGGCGCTGATGTACGCCGCCGAGCTGCGGTTGCCGCCGGACACCACGAAGGCCGGCCGCGAGCAGGTCGTCATGCAGGTCCTCGAGGAACTCGAGATGACCAAGCACCTCGAAACCCGCGTCGACAAGCTCTCCGGCGGTCAGCGCAAGCGCGCCTCGGTCGCCCTCGAGCTGTTGACCGGACCGTCGCTGCTGATTCTCGACGAGCCCACCTCGGGTCTGGATCCGGCGCTGGACCGCCAGGTCATGACGATGCTGCGCCAGCTCGCCGACGCAGGCCGCGTTGTGCTGGTGGTGACCCACTCGCTGACCTATCTCGATGTCTGCGACCAGGTGCTGCTGCTGGCACCCGGCGGAAAGACCGCGTTTTGCGGGCCGCCCAGTGAGATCGGCACCTCGATGGGCACCACCAACTGGGCCGACATCTTCAGCTCGGTCGCCGGCGACCCGGACGCGGCCAAGGCGCGCTACCTTGCCCAACACGGGCCGCCGCCCCCGCCGCCGGCGGTAGAGAAACCCTCCGACCTCGGCGAGCCGACCAAGACGAGCCTGCGCAAGCAGTTCTCCACGATCTCCCGCCGCCAGATGCGACTGATCGTCTCGGACCGCGGCTACTTCCTGTTCCTGGCGTTTCTGCCGTTCATCATGGGCGCGTTGTCGCTGTCGGTGCCCGGAGATGTCGGCTTCGGCGTTCCCAAGACCGCGCTAGAGGGCGGCGAAGCGCCGAACGAGCCGGGACAGATTCTGGTGCTCCTCAATGTTGGCGCCATCTTCATGGGCACCGCATTGACGATCCGGGCGCTGATCAGCGAGCGGGCGATCTTCCTGCGCGAACAGGCGGTCGGATTGTCCACGACCGCATACATGCTCGCGAAGGTCTTCGTCTTCTCCGGCTTTGCGTTGATGCAGTCGGGAATCGTCGTCGCCATCAACATCTGGGGGAAGGGTTGGGGCCCCGGAGCCGTCGAGAGCGGCGCGGTGATACCCAACCGGTCCCTGGAGTTGTACGTCGACGTGGCGGCGTGCTGTATCGGGGCGGCAATGGTCGGCTTGGCCCTTTCGGCGATAGCCAAGTCCAACGAGCAGATCATGCCGCTGCTGGTGATCGCGATCATGTCGCAGCTGGTGTTCCAGGGGGGCATGATCCCGGTGACCGGTCGCATCGTGCTCGACCAGATGGCGTGGGTGACTCCCGCCCGCTGGGGATTCGCCTCGACGGCATCGACGATCGATTTGCTCAGGCTCGTACCGGGCCCACTGACACCGCAAGACTCGCATTGGAAGCACACCGCGGGCGCTTGGTGGTTCAACATGGCCATGCAAGGGCTGATCTGCGTCGGCTACCTGAGCCTGGTGCGGTGGAAGATCCGGCTCGCCGCCGCCAACTGA